AGCGGCAACAGCTGGTCCTGCCAAATATACTTCACTGTTAGGATGTCCCATTCTTCCTGTGAAGTTTCTGTTTGATGTAGATACACACACTTCTCCTTCAGCAAGAATTCCCATATGTCCACCGAGACATGGACCACATGTCGACGTGCTTATCAAACATCCAGCGTCTGCAAGTATCTCAAGAATTCCCTCGTGGAGAGCCTGCTTATAAGTTCTATCGGAAGCAGGTATAACAATACATCTGACATCAGGATGTACTTTTCTTCCTTTAAGGATCTGTGCAGCTATTCTCAGATCTGTTATTCTTCCGTTTGTACAGGAACCTATAAAAACCTGATTTATAGGCTTTCCTGCAACTTCAGATACAGGTTTCACATTGGAAGGGAGATTAGGAGCTGCAACAACAGGTTCTATCTTTGATGCATCAAACTCATACTCACAGCAGTATTTTGCGTCTTTATCGGCTTTTATCATTCTTAAAGGTCTGTCTGTTTTATCCTTCAACCATTCAAGAACTTTCTCATCTGCTTCCATTATTGCATTTTTTCCACCGGCTTCTATAGCCATGTTTGTTATGGTAAGTCTTTCTTCTACAGGTAGTTCTTTAATCGCTTCTCCGTGATATTCCATGGCTCTGTAGAGAGCTCCATCAACTCCAATCTCTCCAATTACGGTCAGTACGAAATCTTTACCTCCAACCCATTTCTGTCTTTTTCCGTAAAATGTAAACTTCATTGTTTCAGGAACTTTCAGCCATGTCTCACCTGTTGCAAATATATAGGCTATATCTGTTGAACCTACACCAGTTGAAAATGCACCGAGGGCTCCATAAGTACATGTATGGGAATCAGCTCCCATTACAAGATCTCCCGGAACGATAAATCCCTTCTCCGGAAGAATTGTATGCATAACTCCCGAGTCTTGACCTTCAAAGTAGTTCTTTATTCCCATTTTTTTTGCGAAATCTCTGGATATTTTTATCTGTTGAGCAGATAAAATATCTTTTGGAGGAAAAAAGTGATCCATAACCAGGGCTATTTTATCAGGATCATGCACCCTATCTATTCCATATTTTTCTAACTGTTTAATCGCGAGAGGTGCTGTTATATCATTGGCTATTGCCAGATCTACCTTCACAGTGACCAGTTCTCCAGCCTCTACAAAATCTCTTCCTGCATGTTCTGCAAGTATTTTTTCTGTAAGTGTCATTCCCATTTAAATCTTCCTCCTGCATCATTTTTAATAAAAAATTAGATATATATTTTAAACTTTTTTATGATTAATTACATCAAAGATTTGCAAATCCGTTAAAATGTCATATAATTTTAAAGCCTGAAACGGATGGGTGCCCGAGCGGCCGAAGGGGCAGCACTGGAAATGCTGTGTACCGTTTATCGGTACCGTGGGTTCAAATCCCACCCCATCCGCCATGAGAGTTTAGAATAAAATTGCCGGGTCCCTCCGGGTAGGGACTGGTGAACCCCGCCAGGCCCGGAAGGGAGCAACGGTAAGCCAGAATCCCTACGCCGGTAGGGGGTGCCCGGTTTAACAATATTGAGGGGAAATATGAGCCTCATTTATGTTGTTGAAGATGACGAAGATATCAATGATCTCCTTGTTTACAATCTGAAAAAAGAAAATTTTCAGGTAAAACCTTTTTTGAACAGTGTACAGGCTTTAAAAGAGATCCAGAAAAACCCGCCAGACTTGATTCTACTTGATATAATGCTTCCAGATATGGATGGTCTCGAGCTGTGTAAGAAAATCAGGTCTAATCGGGAAACAGAACATATACCGATAATTATGATAACGGCAAAAAGTACAGAGATTGACAAAATAGTTGGTCTTGAACTTGGTGCAGATGATTATATAACAAAGCCTTTTTCGATAAAGGAAGTTGTTGCAAGGATAAGGGCTATTTTAAGAAGATCAAAGGGAGTTAAAAATCCTGGAAGAATAAAGATAAAAGGGATAGAGGTTTTCCCTGAAAAATTTGAGATAAAAGTGGATGGGGAACCGGTAAATCTAACTTCTAAGGAATTTAAACTTTTTATGCTTTTACTGAGCTCTGAAAATAGAGTTTTAAGTAGAGAAGAAATACTTGCTAAAGTATGGGAAGGAGAGTTTGATGTTTATGACAGAACTGTTGATGTTCATATAAAAAAACTAAGGGATAAGCTGGCACCCTACGGAAATCTTATAGAAACAGTAAGAGGAATAGGGTACAGATTGAAAACAGATTAAACCACAATTAAACTAATCCTATGGAATATTTCAGCAGCCAGAAATTTTTGGTACATGCAGGTATAATTCTACTCTCTGTAGTTTTATACATTATTTTCCTGAGATTGAAACCGATCTTTTTCAGAAAACTATCAGAGATAATAAACAGAAAGAAAGTTCTCAGGGATATAGAACAGAATACAGAAATTTTGATGAAAATATTCCTGATTTTAATACTGATAAATGTACTTCTTGATATTCCTTTTATTGAAAAATATGCAAAAGAGGTACTTAAAAAGCCTATTTTATCTACTGAGGCTCTAAAAATAAGTTTTTACTCCTTTTTAAAAGGGTTAATTGTTTTTTACGTACTTCTGGTATTGATGAGACTTATCAGAGACTCAGTAAGGCTTTATCTTATATATAAAGCCCGTGGAAAAGAGATTGTTAGCTCTGTTGACATTCTTATATATAACTTCTCGCTTCTTCTTATAATTCTTATCACCCTCTCAGTTATGGGAATAAGCT
This genomic stretch from Persephonella hydrogeniphila harbors:
- a CDS encoding response regulator, giving the protein MSLIYVVEDDEDINDLLVYNLKKENFQVKPFLNSVQALKEIQKNPPDLILLDIMLPDMDGLELCKKIRSNRETEHIPIIMITAKSTEIDKIVGLELGADDYITKPFSIKEVVARIRAILRRSKGVKNPGRIKIKGIEVFPEKFEIKVDGEPVNLTSKEFKLFMLLLSSENRVLSREEILAKVWEGEFDVYDRTVDVHIKKLRDKLAPYGNLIETVRGIGYRLKTD
- the leuC gene encoding 3-isopropylmalate dehydratase large subunit, which encodes MGMTLTEKILAEHAGRDFVEAGELVTVKVDLAIANDITAPLAIKQLEKYGIDRVHDPDKIALVMDHFFPPKDILSAQQIKISRDFAKKMGIKNYFEGQDSGVMHTILPEKGFIVPGDLVMGADSHTCTYGALGAFSTGVGSTDIAYIFATGETWLKVPETMKFTFYGKRQKWVGGKDFVLTVIGEIGVDGALYRAMEYHGEAIKELPVEERLTITNMAIEAGGKNAIMEADEKVLEWLKDKTDRPLRMIKADKDAKYCCEYEFDASKIEPVVAAPNLPSNVKPVSEVAGKPINQVFIGSCTNGRITDLRIAAQILKGRKVHPDVRCIVIPASDRTYKQALHEGILEILADAGCLISTSTCGPCLGGHMGILAEGEVCVSTSNRNFTGRMGHPNSEVYLAGPAVAAASAVLGRIAHPEEVMGTKAEVTV